A genomic region of Lytechinus pictus isolate F3 Inbred chromosome 2, Lp3.0, whole genome shotgun sequence contains the following coding sequences:
- the LOC129283650 gene encoding E3 ubiquitin-protein ligase TRIM31-like, translated as MATALEDTIAQSLECSICASTYTDPKILPCSHTYCKGCLDKLLKFSHENNQNNQRIRCPVCRTETNVPNQDVSKLPTNLALRNIIEDMKKQHQPCTNCKSDDNPHAVMYCQDCGKYLCTTCHNKHTQSKDFERHKVIAMSEISSGKVPVRKFEKCKKHPKEDEECFCSSCREFVCFRCVVADHAGERHQIVRPDAYERSHEERMKDLKSKVDHKGSCLQKYINFIDIERVRVRIAQKQCADKITEAHDALVLHLAEKKNNLIGEVNDRAKCVDKALDEMKKSVVQHFFHLTTIAGMVMYRTKVPFDIDSLAVNETLCEDLNEVLDEEGLDYEKPRKSSKEIKNVSFEKNVENDTLELGKIVYVTGVHIVLPRNNSMNTMVCTPDGGMAVGSSAGGIDIISADGQPLQSVLKEVTICGLEFFSDGRCVVLDRSNNIALYTPEYTKMKSALNTLGVDEGEFADLTVDGDDRIYVSYRKAKKIQVFSSEGIVEAEIPCHGYEPHQIRIYNDSLIVSSQSFNNRVRLIDKQGVVKHTMKSYHEGLYPAVSQRNTIVIAKVTHELGLVSIGEYTKELKRIRYLVENCKIEKPERQWYCLQQYLSGELAFCTPDRLYIFY; from the coding sequence ATGGCTACCGCCCTAGAAGATACCATTGCTCAGAGTCTGGAGTGTTCTATATGTGCCTCTACCTACACTGATCCAAAGATCCTGCCTTGTTCTCACACCTACTGCAAAGGCTGTCTAGACAAACTCTTGaaattttcacatgaaaataaccaaaataaccAGAGGATACGATGCCCTGTCTGCAGAACCGAAACCAACGTCCCAAACCAAGATGTCAGCAAGCTACCAACAAATCTAGCTTTAAGGAATATTATAGAGGACATGAAGAAACAACACCAGCCTTGCACAAATTGTAAATCCGATGATAATCCCCATGCTGTAATGTACTGCCAAGACTGTGGCAAGTACCTTTGTACCACATGTCACAACAAACACACTCAAAGCAAAGACTTTGAAAGACATAAAGTCATAGCCATGAGTGAGATCTCATCAGGGAAGGTGCCAGTGCGTAAATTCGAGAAATGCAAGAAACACCCAAAAGAAGATGAGGAGTGTTTCTGTTCTAGCTGCAGAGAATTTGTATGCTTCAGGTGCGTTGTTGCTGATCATGCAGGAGAAAGACATCAGATCGTCAGGCCAGATGCTTACGAGCGCAGCCATGAAGAACGTATGAAAGACCTGAAGTCCAAAGTTGACCACAAGGGTTCTTGCTTACAGaagtatattaatttcattgatattgaGAGGGTACGTGTGAGGATAGCTCAGAAGCAGTGTGCAGACAAAATCACGGAAGCACATGACGCCTTGGTCTTGCATTTGGCAGAGAAGAAAAACAATCTTATTGGTGAAGTCAATGATAGGGCTAAATGTGTAGACAAAGCTCTGGACGAAATGAAGAAATCTGTAGTACAGCACTTCTTTCACTTAACCACCATAGCTGGTATGGTCATGTATAGAACGAAGGTACCATTTGATATCGATTCTTTGGCTGTAAATGAAACTTTATGTGAAGACTTGAACGAGGTCCTCGATGAAGAAGGTCTTGACTACGAGAAGCCAAGAAAATCGAGCAAAGAGATAAAAAATGTCAGCTTTGAGAAGAACGTTGAAAATGATACACTAGAACTTGGTAAGATTGTCTATGTAACTGGAGTGCACATTGTTTTGCCCAGAAACAATAGCATGAATACAATGGTTTGTACACCAGACGGGGGAATGGCAGTGGGAAGTTCGGCGGGTGGCATAGATATCATCTCTGCTGATGGCCAACCCCTGCAGTCGGTTCTCAAAGAGGTTACCATTTGTGGATTAGAGTTCTTCTCTGATGGTAGATGTGTTGTACTTGATCGTTCAAACAACATCGCACTGTACACACCAGAGTACACAAAGATGAAGTCAGCATTAAATACTCTTGGTGTTGATGAAGGTGAATTTGCTGACCTCACTGTTGACGGTGATGATCGGATCTATGTAAGCTACAGGAAAGCCAAGAAGATCCAGGTATTCTCATCAGAAGGGATTGTAGAAGCAGAGATACCGTGCCATGGATATGAACCTCATCAAATCAGAATATACAACGACTCACTGATCGTTTCATCACAGTCCTTTAATAACAGAGTGCGATTAATTGATAAGCAAGGTGTTGTGAAACATACTATGAAGTCATATCATGAAGGACTTTATCCTGCTGTATCTCAGCGGAATACTATCGTGATCGCCAAAGTCACTCATGAATTAGGGTTGGTAAGCATTGGTGAGTACACCAAAGAGTTGAAGCGCATTCGGTACCTTGTTGAAAATTGCAAGATCGAGAAGCCCGAGAGACAGTGGTATTGTCTTCAGCAGTATCTATCAGGAGAGCTCGCTTTCTGCACCCCTGATAGATTATATATATTCTACTGA
- the LOC129254619 gene encoding meiotic nuclear division protein 1 homolog codes for MSKKRGLSLEEKRQRMQEIFFEKKGVFQLKEIEKIAPKEKGITPMAVKDVLQSLVDDGLVDSDRIGTSNYFWAFPSKASQVRKRKIQDLTKALDESEKKRISLEKTAAKSTVGKEESDERAELLKVLSEKETENSRLDAELERFRECDPEVIEEVKAETMVAKEATNRWTDNVFSIKSWCKKKFCLEEKLLDKQFGIPEDFDYVD; via the exons ATG TCAAAGAAACGTGGACTCAGTTTGGAGGAAAAGAGGCAGAGGATGCAAgagatattttttgaaaag AAAGGTGTATTCCAGCTGaaagaaattgagaaaataGCACCTAAGGAAAAGGGTATAA CCCCTATGGCAGTTAAAGATGTACTCCAAAGCCTTGTAGATGATGGATTGGTGGACTCTGATAGGATAGGAACGTCAAATTACTTCTGGGCCTTCCCGAGTAAGGCTAGCCAAGTG agaaagaggaaaattcAAGATCTTACTAAAGCCCTGGATGAAAGTGAAAAGAAGCGGATATCCCTGGAGAAAACTGCAGCCAAGTCAACAGTGGGCAAAGAGGAATCT GATGAAAGGGCGGAACTTCTTAAGGTCTTGTCAGAAAAGGAGACAGAAAACAGTAGGTTAGATGCTGAGCTAGAGCGATTTAGAGAATGTGACCCGGAAGTGATTGAGGAGGTCAAGGCAGAAACAATGGTTGCCAAGGAAGCAACAAACAGATGGACAG ACAATGTATTCTCTATCAAGTCATGGTGTAAGAAGAAGTTCTGCTTGGAGGAGAAATTGCTGGACAAACAGTTTGGAATTCCTGAAGACTTTGACTACGTTGACTGA